The following DNA comes from Lentibacillus sp. Marseille-P4043.
CCGATGTTCTATGGGAAGAAACGGTCAAGTGCACCATAGAAGCAGCCGGAGTAGGGGTTTTGGCATCTAGAGAAAGATTTTCAGAGATAACGACGGGAAAGTCCTACTTCCAGCTGGGGTGACAACAACCAGCAAAGACCGACCATATAAGTTACAACCGAAAGTGGTATGGAGGATTTAGGATTGACGCATGAGGTCGTAGTAGCGAGGAGGAAAGGGTAATGCCTTTCTAAGTATACGGAAGTAAACTTCTACAATGGTAACACCAAAGTAGGTGAAGGACCTCTGGGCACTTGGGGCGCCAGTAATCTAGAATGAAATAAAGTCGGGACACAGAGTCTGGCTCAATTCTTGATTCAAGGCTAGCGCATAAGTAAACCTATTTAGTTATGGGGGAATATGGGTGTCATCATTTAATCCTAAGGCAAATAGGGAAGGCTTATGTGGCGATAGTAACTCAGGGTCAGAACCGGACTCGGGAAATCCGACCGTCCGGGATCGTACGGGGGCTACAGGAAACGTGATTCTTAGGAATGCGCGCACCTGCTTTCTACCCGACCGCGCGCCAAGCCATACACCAAGCCAAAATCACCTGGGACACCTAACCTGTCCCCGCGTCCCATTATTAGGAAGACCTGTTGACATTTTCCACCTGTTCCAGGAAATATCTCCAAGCTGCTGCATCCGTTTGTTCTTCTGGAGTCATACCGCTAAATGGTTTATTTCCAAGAGTCTTATCATATTCTCCCCCATATTTGCCTTCATACATCGCCAATTGAGTTACCAAGAATTCTAGCTCATTACTATTATTTAGATTTCCATCATTTTCTGCCTCGTTATACATTTCAACTACATCTTTTACAAACATAATTTCCCCAGAAGGTGCTTTATACTTTGTGTTAGCAGATATTCGAGCCTGTTTGTTCCGTTCTTTTCTTTCAACCCCGATAAATCGACCTTTGTTAATCCAATTATTTATCGTTGTAATGGAAACGCCAAAAAACTTGGCAAGTTGCCCTGTAGTATAAGTAGGCGAATGCTCTGTTTCTTCTGCTGCAATTGTAGCCATATGTTCGAGAATTTGAGCGAAACGTTCCTTTAATTCTTTTGAATCTTTAAAAATACTTTCATCTAAGTTATCTAGCCTTAGACCACTTATATTTGTTTTCTCTAAATAGTTAACTAAAACTTTAAAAAGAAGAATATTACTATTACCGTGGACTTGCTTTAAAAGTGAATCTGCAATAGAATCTTTTTGTCTGTTAAACTCATGTAATTCATATGCAGTTAGCATATACATCTCCTCCCACCTCCTATACTACATTAACTAAAACCTAACTACAAGCATTTTAAACAAAACTGCAACATAACTACAAGGATATATTAACTAATATCATTATT
Coding sequences within:
- a CDS encoding helix-turn-helix domain-containing protein translates to MLTAYELHEFNRQKDSIADSLLKQVHGNSNILLFKVLVNYLEKTNISGLRLDNLDESIFKDSKELKERFAQILEHMATIAAEETEHSPTYTTGQLAKFFGVSITTINNWINKGRFIGVERKERNKQARISANTKYKAPSGEIMFVKDVVEMYNEAENDGNLNNSNELEFLVTQLAMYEGKYGGEYDKTLGNKPFSGMTPEEQTDAAAWRYFLEQVENVNRSS